In Salmo trutta chromosome 16, fSalTru1.1, whole genome shotgun sequence, a genomic segment contains:
- the LOC115151119 gene encoding cytochrome c1, heme protein, mitochondrial, whose translation MAALRVVVLSGTGRALLCTPKTIKAPRVDMSFASLPRSKKVALTAFGVLTTSGAGLALMLQQSVKASDLELHPPNYPWTHNGMLSALDHGSIRRGYQVYKQVCSACHSMEYLAFRNLVGVSHTEAEVKVLAEEIEVVDGPDESGEMFTRPGKLSDYFPKPYPNPEAARAANGGALPPDLSYIVNARHGGEDYVFSLLTGYCEPPAGVEVREGLYYNPYFPGQAIGMAPPIYNEILEFEDGTPATMSQVAKDVCTFLRWAAEPEHDQRKRMGLKLLMGSAILVPLVYYMKRHRWSVLKSRKIAYRPPK comes from the exons ATGGCGGCACTACGAGTGGTCGTGCTATCGGGGACTGGAAGAGCCCTACTATGCACGCCGAAAACGATCAAGGCTCCTCGG GTCGACATGTCGTTTGCCAGTCTACCCAGGTCAAAGAAGGTGGCCCTGACAGCGTTTGGTGTGTTGACAACCAGTGGGGCCGGGCTTGCTCTGATGCTACAGCAGTCTGTTAAGGCCTCAGACCTGGAGCTCCACCCTCCCAACTACCCCTGGACCCACAACGGCATGTTGTCAGCCCTTGACCACGGCAG CATCCGTCGTGGATATCAGGTGTACAAGCAAGTGTGTTCAGCGTGTCACAGCATGGAGTACCTGGCCTTCCGTAACTTGGTTGGAGTGTCGCACACAGAGGCTGAAGTTAAGGTTTTGGCTGAGGAG ATTGAGGTGGTGGATGGCCCTGATGAGTCGGGAGAGATGTTTACCCGACCAGGAAAGCTGTCCGACTACTTCCCCAAGCCATACCCCAACCCAGAGGCTGCCCGTGCGGCCAACGGCGGAGCCTTGCCACCAGATCTCAGCTACATCGTCAATGCCAG ACATGGAGGTGAAGACTATGTGTTCTCCCTGCTGACGGGTTACTGTGAGCCCCCTGCTGGAGTGGAGGTGAGAGAGGGCCTCTACTACAACCCCTACTTTCCAGGCCAGGCCATCGGCATGGCTCCCCCTATCTACAATGAGATCCTGGAATTCGAGGACG GAACCCCAGCCACCATGAGCCAGGTGGCCAAGGACGTGTGCACCTTCCTCCGGTGGGCAGCCGAGCCTGAGCACGACCAGCGCAAACGCATGGGCCTGAAG CTGCTCATGGGTTCCGCCATCTTGGTCCCTCTGGTCTATTACATGAAGAGGCATAGGTGGTCTGTGCTGAAGAGCAGGAAGATTGCTTACAGGCCCCCCAAGTAA